One stretch of Jiangella gansuensis DSM 44835 DNA includes these proteins:
- a CDS encoding AraC family transcriptional regulator, giving the protein MEDALSNLLAQVRPHGALFETSTLTPPWSLRFEERSPLTLLTMLSGSAWITLDGAAPVPIGPRDVVLVVGATPYTVSDQPGTEPGIVIHGSDVCTSPDGRPLADDLNMCRLGPDWEASANLLKSTYQVRGNISDRVLSALPPVVVVPAGPCPAMDMIVAELGNDVPGQQVMLDRLLDLLLICTLRAWLDRPDSCAPAWYRAHGDVVVGTALKLIHDDPAHPWTVATLAAKAGASRAAFARRFAELVGQTPMAYLTEWRLCAAADLLRDTDATVESIARRVGYANAYALSVAFKRVYGVRPSEHRSELVT; this is encoded by the coding sequence ATGGAGGACGCCCTGTCGAACCTGCTCGCCCAGGTGCGCCCGCACGGCGCCCTGTTCGAGACGTCCACGCTCACGCCGCCATGGTCGCTGCGGTTCGAGGAGCGCTCACCACTGACCCTGCTGACCATGCTCAGTGGCTCGGCGTGGATCACGCTGGACGGTGCCGCCCCCGTGCCCATCGGCCCCCGCGACGTCGTCCTCGTCGTCGGCGCCACGCCGTACACCGTCAGCGACCAGCCCGGGACCGAGCCGGGCATCGTCATCCACGGAAGCGACGTGTGCACCTCGCCGGACGGGCGGCCGCTCGCCGACGACCTAAACATGTGCCGCCTCGGACCGGACTGGGAGGCGTCGGCGAACCTGCTCAAGAGCACCTACCAGGTGCGCGGCAACATCTCCGACCGGGTGCTGAGCGCGCTGCCGCCGGTGGTCGTGGTGCCGGCCGGGCCGTGTCCCGCCATGGACATGATCGTCGCCGAGCTCGGCAACGACGTCCCCGGGCAGCAGGTGATGCTGGACCGGCTGCTCGACCTGCTGCTCATCTGCACGTTGCGCGCCTGGCTGGACCGGCCCGACTCCTGCGCCCCGGCCTGGTACCGGGCGCACGGTGACGTCGTCGTGGGCACCGCGCTGAAACTGATCCACGACGACCCCGCGCACCCGTGGACGGTGGCCACCCTGGCCGCCAAGGCGGGCGCCTCCCGGGCCGCGTTCGCCCGCCGGTTCGCCGAACTGGTCGGGCAGACACCCATGGCCTACCTCACCGAGTGGCGGCTGTGCGCGGCCGCGGACCTGCTGCGCGACACCGATGCGACCGTGGAGTCGATCGCGCGGCGCGTTGGGTACGCCAACGCCTACGCGCTCAGCGTCGCGTTCAAACGGGTCTACGGCGTCCGGCCGAGCGAACACCGTTCGGAGCTGGTGACATGA
- a CDS encoding NAD(P)H-binding protein, whose translation MTEQQLVVLGGTGKTGRRVASRLRELGLDPRVASRSGSTRFDWTDETTWEPALKGADALYIVLDDERPDLTEPLVQRAVAAGVRRLVLLSARAWADLGDDTMLAGERAVRSAGVNWTILRPTWFAQNFAETPFISDAVRAGELVLPVGDGREPFVDLDDLAEVAAAALLDDRHAGQTYELSGPRALTWAEAVTEVARASGRTLRYVAVDPQQYAVHLTGRGYPAEVVAVLDPLYAHIRDGLSAHLSDGVQQALGRGPRDFATYVRDAAAAGAWRD comes from the coding sequence ATGACCGAACAGCAGCTCGTCGTCCTCGGCGGCACCGGCAAGACCGGCCGCCGGGTGGCCTCCCGTCTCCGCGAGCTCGGCCTCGATCCTCGGGTGGCCTCCCGCTCCGGATCGACCCGCTTCGACTGGACCGACGAAACCACCTGGGAACCGGCCCTGAAGGGTGCCGACGCCCTGTACATCGTCCTCGACGACGAGCGACCCGACCTGACCGAACCACTCGTCCAACGCGCGGTCGCCGCCGGGGTGCGGCGGCTGGTGCTGCTCTCCGCCCGGGCCTGGGCCGACCTGGGTGACGACACCATGCTCGCCGGCGAGCGGGCGGTTCGCTCAGCCGGCGTGAACTGGACGATCCTGCGGCCGACCTGGTTCGCGCAGAACTTCGCCGAGACCCCGTTCATCAGCGACGCTGTCCGGGCCGGTGAGCTGGTGTTGCCGGTCGGTGACGGCCGGGAACCGTTCGTCGACCTGGACGACCTCGCCGAGGTGGCCGCCGCCGCGCTGCTGGACGACCGGCACGCCGGGCAGACCTACGAGCTGTCTGGCCCGCGCGCGCTGACCTGGGCGGAAGCGGTCACCGAGGTGGCACGAGCCAGCGGCCGCACGCTGCGCTACGTCGCCGTCGACCCGCAGCAGTACGCGGTCCACCTGACCGGTCGCGGCTACCCCGCCGAGGTCGTCGCCGTCCTCGACCCGCTCTACGCGCACATCCGGGACGGCCTGAGCGCGCACCTGTCCGACGGCGTCCAGCAGGCCCTCGGCCGGGGGCCGCGCGACTTCGCGACGTATGTCCGGGACGCCGCGGCGGCCGGCGCCTGGCGTGACTGA
- a CDS encoding aldo/keto reductase: protein MEMRQLGRTGRQVGAIGFGAWQIGADWGAVDDDAALAALDGAVDAGVTFIDTADVYGDGRSERFVGELLRHRPDAGLTVATKMGRRADPHVADVYTLDAFRAWNDRSRENLGVDTLDLVQLHCPPPEVYSRDAVFDALDTLVEEQRIRAYGVSVETCAEALAALRRPGVATIQIILNCLRRKPLDEVLPSAAAAGVGIIARVPLASGLLSGRYDVSTTFGPDDHRTFNRAGEAFDVGETFAGVPFDVGVEAAREIAELTPPGATTAQFALRWVLDQLGVSVVIPGARSPEQAAANAGAAGLAPLDIATSAALTRIYDERIRPLVHDRW from the coding sequence GTGGAGATGCGACAGCTCGGACGGACCGGCAGGCAGGTCGGCGCGATCGGTTTCGGTGCCTGGCAGATCGGCGCGGACTGGGGCGCCGTCGACGACGACGCGGCGCTCGCCGCGTTGGACGGCGCCGTCGACGCCGGTGTCACGTTCATCGACACCGCCGACGTCTACGGTGACGGCCGCAGCGAGCGGTTCGTCGGTGAGCTGCTGCGCCATCGGCCGGACGCCGGCCTCACGGTGGCCACGAAGATGGGGCGCCGCGCCGACCCACACGTCGCCGACGTCTACACCCTGGACGCCTTCCGGGCATGGAACGACCGCAGCCGCGAGAACCTCGGCGTCGACACCCTCGACCTCGTCCAGCTGCACTGTCCGCCGCCCGAGGTGTACTCGCGTGACGCGGTGTTCGACGCACTCGACACGCTGGTGGAGGAGCAGCGCATCCGTGCCTACGGCGTCAGCGTCGAGACCTGCGCCGAGGCGTTGGCGGCCCTGCGCCGGCCCGGTGTCGCCACCATCCAGATCATCCTCAACTGCCTGCGCCGCAAGCCGCTGGACGAGGTGCTGCCCTCGGCCGCGGCCGCCGGCGTCGGCATCATCGCCCGGGTCCCGCTGGCCAGCGGGCTGCTGTCCGGCCGGTACGACGTGTCCACCACGTTCGGCCCGGACGATCACCGCACGTTCAACCGCGCCGGCGAGGCCTTCGACGTGGGTGAGACGTTCGCCGGCGTGCCGTTCGACGTGGGTGTCGAGGCGGCCCGGGAGATCGCCGAGCTGACCCCGCCTGGCGCGACCACCGCCCAGTTCGCGCTGCGCTGGGTCCTCGATCAGCTGGGTGTGTCCGTCGTGATCCCCGGTGCCCGGTCGCCGGAGCAGGCCGCGGCCAACGCCGGCGCCGCCGGACTCGCCCCGCTCGACATCGCGACTTCGGCCGCACTCACCCGCATTTACGACGAACGCATCCGCCCGCTGGTCCACGACCGCTGGTGA
- a CDS encoding VOC family protein: MLTNAPVTTILPVGDMARATSFYRDRLGLEDLGDSPSGNHVLRTTAGATIELMAAEPGAQSAHTAATFGVGDVAAEVAELESRGVTFEDYDLPELKTVGHIASVGDDRAAWFTDSEGNILCLHQLER; the protein is encoded by the coding sequence ATGCTCACGAACGCTCCCGTCACCACGATCCTCCCGGTGGGCGACATGGCTCGCGCCACATCGTTCTACCGCGATCGTCTCGGGCTGGAGGATCTCGGCGATTCGCCGAGCGGCAACCACGTCCTGCGCACCACCGCCGGCGCCACCATCGAGCTGATGGCAGCCGAACCCGGTGCCCAGAGCGCGCACACGGCCGCCACGTTCGGCGTCGGCGACGTCGCCGCCGAAGTGGCAGAGCTGGAGTCCCGCGGGGTGACCTTCGAGGACTACGACCTACCGGAGCTGAAGACCGTCGGCCACATCGCGTCGGTGGGCGATGATCGAGCAGCCTGGTTCACCGACTCGGAGGGCAACATCCTCTGCCTGCACCAGCTGGAGCGGTGA
- a CDS encoding GNAT family N-acetyltransferase, with protein sequence MEIRDAVPGDWPAIWPFLRQILADGDTYTLPRHPTEEWARSVWMQEPPGRTVVAVEDDGTVLGSAKFGPNHLGPASHVSTASFMVAPEHAGQGVGRALGEHAVEQARAEGYRAMQFNAVVETNTRAVALWQSLGFEVMTTLPEAFRHPVHGYVGLHIMYRRL encoded by the coding sequence ATGGAGATCCGAGACGCCGTGCCGGGTGACTGGCCGGCCATCTGGCCGTTCCTGCGACAGATCCTCGCCGATGGCGACACGTACACGCTCCCCCGTCACCCGACGGAGGAGTGGGCGCGGTCGGTGTGGATGCAGGAGCCGCCGGGACGGACCGTCGTCGCGGTCGAGGACGACGGGACGGTGCTGGGCTCGGCGAAGTTCGGCCCGAACCACCTCGGCCCGGCGAGCCACGTCTCCACGGCCAGTTTCATGGTGGCGCCGGAGCACGCCGGGCAAGGCGTCGGCCGGGCCCTCGGCGAGCACGCTGTCGAGCAGGCGCGCGCCGAGGGCTACCGGGCGATGCAGTTCAACGCTGTGGTCGAGACGAACACCCGGGCGGTCGCGTTGTGGCAGTCGCTCGGGTTCGAGGTCATGACCACCTTGCCGGAGGCGTTCCGGCATCCGGTGCACGGCTACGTCGGGCTGCACATCATGTACCGCCGCCTGTAG
- a CDS encoding DUF6131 family protein: protein MIILGVVLLLIGLFAEIGILTTIGIILLVVGAVLYVLGAVGRPLAGRRHYW from the coding sequence ATGATCATCCTCGGTGTCGTACTGCTGCTCATCGGACTTTTCGCCGAGATCGGCATTCTGACGACGATCGGGATCATCCTGCTGGTCGTGGGAGCCGTGCTCTACGTCCTGGGCGCCGTCGGCCGTCCGCTCGCCGGCCGCCGTCACTACTGGTAG
- a CDS encoding DNA polymerase beta superfamily protein, whose product MNAPPRVPLGTHVVVTGELADAAGAGIGRGLAGRIVRDTGSRYTVALVDGRLVDVAGEQLMTVGDGPLPPPAVAPEPSPEALVTEHTILAAEVGHPFGGGPAAVRGVFQAPTATLWALTPPPEQVTGPGEGWSSWEVEAFCRLALEGDPACHELLWSTRTVWVGDAGRDLRELRIAFLSQAIAPRYATSVLEQFKELEQAGPAGAGEHHQHDHRWVLAGDLLRQLLAGIALLHTGDAAAALAEHHDRLTEVRAGHLPWDQVESWRLELQQRLEEAAATTFLPAEPDAARVQAWLSDLRRRGLEVESASR is encoded by the coding sequence ATGAACGCTCCGCCCCGGGTCCCGCTCGGCACTCATGTGGTGGTCACCGGCGAGCTGGCCGACGCGGCGGGCGCCGGCATCGGCCGCGGCCTCGCCGGGCGCATCGTCCGCGACACCGGTAGCCGGTACACCGTCGCGCTGGTCGACGGGCGGCTGGTCGACGTGGCCGGCGAGCAGCTGATGACCGTGGGCGACGGCCCGCTCCCGCCGCCCGCCGTGGCGCCGGAGCCGTCGCCGGAAGCACTGGTCACCGAGCACACCATCCTGGCGGCTGAGGTCGGGCACCCGTTCGGTGGCGGCCCGGCCGCCGTTCGTGGTGTCTTCCAGGCGCCCACGGCCACCCTGTGGGCGCTGACCCCGCCGCCGGAGCAGGTGACCGGGCCCGGCGAGGGGTGGTCGTCCTGGGAGGTCGAGGCGTTCTGCCGGCTTGCGCTGGAGGGCGACCCGGCCTGTCACGAACTGCTCTGGTCGACCCGGACGGTGTGGGTCGGCGACGCGGGCCGCGATCTGCGGGAGCTCCGTATCGCGTTCCTGTCGCAGGCGATCGCGCCACGGTACGCGACCTCTGTCCTGGAGCAGTTCAAGGAGCTGGAGCAGGCCGGCCCGGCGGGCGCCGGCGAACACCACCAGCATGATCACCGCTGGGTGCTCGCCGGCGATCTGCTGCGGCAGTTGCTGGCCGGGATCGCGTTGCTGCACACCGGCGACGCCGCCGCGGCGCTCGCTGAGCACCACGACCGGCTGACCGAGGTCCGGGCCGGGCATCTGCCGTGGGACCAGGTGGAGTCGTGGCGCCTGGAGCTGCAGCAGCGGCTTGAGGAGGCCGCCGCGACGACGTTCCTGCCGGCCGAGCCCGACGCGGCCCGGGTGCAGGCCTGGCTGAGCGACCTGCGCCGTCGTGGCTTAGAGGTCGAGAGCGCTAGCCGCTGA
- a CDS encoding O-methyltransferase — protein MSQDQWSAVDRYLIDHLLPPDPVLDTTLQASEAAGLPTINVAPNQGKMLHLLARIAGARRILEVGTLGGYSTTWLARALPDDGRLITLEADPDHAAVATDNLARAGFADLVEVRVGQALDTLAQLEAEGAAPFDLVFIDADKPNNLQYFSWALRLSRRGSVIIVDNVVRRGGVIDATTGDPAVDGTRRLFEHLSTEPRVSATAVQTVGGKGHDGFLLALVTADV, from the coding sequence ATGAGCCAGGACCAGTGGAGCGCCGTCGACCGCTACCTCATCGACCACCTCCTGCCGCCGGACCCCGTGCTCGACACAACGCTGCAGGCCAGCGAGGCTGCTGGGCTGCCGACTATCAACGTCGCACCCAACCAGGGGAAGATGCTGCATCTGCTGGCGCGCATCGCTGGTGCGCGGCGCATCCTCGAGGTCGGAACCCTCGGTGGTTACAGCACCACCTGGCTGGCCCGGGCGCTGCCCGACGACGGCCGGTTGATCACTCTCGAGGCCGACCCCGACCACGCCGCCGTGGCCACCGACAACCTCGCCCGGGCCGGGTTCGCCGACCTGGTCGAGGTGCGTGTGGGCCAGGCGCTCGACACGCTGGCGCAGCTGGAGGCGGAGGGGGCCGCGCCGTTCGACCTCGTCTTCATCGATGCCGACAAGCCCAACAACCTCCAGTACTTCAGCTGGGCGCTGCGACTGTCGCGGCGCGGCAGCGTGATCATCGTCGACAACGTCGTCCGGCGCGGCGGCGTCATCGACGCCACCACCGGTGACCCAGCCGTCGACGGCACCCGGCGGCTGTTCGAGCACCTGTCCACCGAGCCACGGGTGTCCGCGACGGCGGTGCAGACGGTCGGCGGCAAGGGCCACGACGGGTTCCTGCTCGCGCTGGTCACCGCGGACGTCTGA
- a CDS encoding alkaline phosphatase D family protein: MDQKLARRRFLKIGGATAAALAGSVTTAGIAWSSPTAPPTRLTDGVFTLGVASGDPLHDRVVIWTRLAGNPLALDGSGGMPSRPVAVSWEVAHDERFTRLVRRGMTMARREDAHTVHVDVGGLEPARWYYYRFRAEGQLSPVGRTRTAPAPGDLPSSWTFSIASCQNYTAGYYTAYQDMLAGNPDLVVHLGDYIYEGGAQGAYWEHMPFRTAQRPAGPTMTLYRRLHWGRLATINMLDTRQYRSDHVPDIEADGPAAWDPDRTMLGTEQMRWLVDDLNTSTSTWNVLAQQVPFFEDPDVGAENDKWDGYRVSRQQLLEVMASGRPRNPLVLSGDIHANRAADLKLDFDDPESVTVGVEFTGTSITSGGQAAATVRHDPDPDNPHFRMAGTGRGHVAITVTPQLARADYRIVDTVRQPTSAARTVTSYVVEEGRAGLAPA; this comes from the coding sequence ATGGACCAGAAGCTGGCCCGACGCCGGTTCCTGAAGATCGGCGGCGCCACCGCAGCCGCCCTGGCCGGTTCCGTAACGACCGCGGGTATCGCTTGGTCGTCGCCGACCGCGCCCCCGACCAGGCTGACCGACGGCGTCTTCACGCTCGGCGTCGCTTCTGGCGACCCGCTGCACGACCGGGTGGTCATCTGGACCCGGCTGGCCGGCAACCCGCTCGCGCTGGACGGGTCCGGGGGCATGCCGTCGCGACCGGTCGCGGTGTCCTGGGAGGTCGCACACGACGAGCGGTTCACGCGGCTGGTCCGGCGTGGCATGACGATGGCACGGCGCGAGGACGCGCACACCGTGCACGTGGACGTCGGCGGGCTGGAGCCGGCTCGCTGGTACTACTACCGGTTCCGGGCCGAGGGCCAGCTCAGCCCCGTCGGCCGCACCCGTACCGCCCCGGCGCCGGGCGACCTGCCGTCGTCGTGGACGTTCTCGATCGCGAGCTGCCAGAACTACACCGCCGGTTACTACACGGCCTACCAGGACATGCTGGCCGGGAACCCGGACCTCGTGGTGCATCTGGGCGACTACATCTACGAGGGCGGCGCGCAGGGCGCCTACTGGGAGCACATGCCGTTCCGCACCGCGCAGCGGCCGGCCGGCCCCACGATGACGCTGTACCGGCGGTTGCACTGGGGCCGCCTGGCCACCATCAACATGCTGGACACCCGGCAGTACCGCAGCGACCACGTGCCGGACATCGAGGCCGACGGACCAGCCGCGTGGGATCCCGACCGCACGATGCTCGGCACCGAACAGATGCGCTGGCTGGTCGACGACCTGAACACCAGCACGAGCACCTGGAACGTCCTGGCGCAGCAGGTGCCGTTCTTCGAGGACCCCGATGTCGGCGCCGAGAACGACAAGTGGGACGGCTACCGGGTGTCGCGCCAGCAGCTGCTCGAGGTCATGGCGTCCGGGCGGCCGCGCAACCCGCTGGTGCTGTCCGGCGACATCCACGCCAACCGGGCCGCGGACCTCAAGCTCGACTTCGACGACCCGGAGTCGGTGACCGTCGGCGTCGAGTTCACCGGTACGTCGATCACCAGCGGCGGCCAGGCCGCGGCGACCGTCCGACACGACCCGGATCCGGACAACCCGCATTTCCGGATGGCCGGCACCGGCCGCGGCCACGTCGCGATCACGGTCACCCCGCAGCTCGCCCGGGCGGACTATCGCATCGTGGACACCGTCCGGCAGCCGACGTCGGCAGCCCGCACGGTGACGTCGTACGTGGTGGAGGAGGGCCGGGCGGGGCTGGCGCCGGCCTGA
- a CDS encoding helix-turn-helix transcriptional regulator, producing the protein MANTSARMLRLLSLLQTHRYWPGDELADRLSVSPRTLRRDVDRLRELGYPVDAARGVAGGYQLRAGAALPPLLLDDEEAVAIAVSLRTAAGGAVAGIEETSVRALTKVVQVLPPRLRRRVDALHTYTVPALMSGGPRVDAAALTVIAQACRDDERLRFRYRSRDGDDTARLVEPHRLVSRGRRWYLVAWDVERHDWRIFRVDRLSEPAVTGARFRPRDLPADDAADYVRQRISAIPTRYRVVADVAAPADVVRQAVWNWGEVAPAGADAARLTMNVDSFEWPVLVLASIGADFEVVSPPELVAHLREVGERFLRSV; encoded by the coding sequence ATGGCGAACACGAGCGCGCGGATGCTCCGGCTGCTGTCCCTGCTGCAGACGCATCGGTACTGGCCAGGGGATGAACTGGCGGACCGGCTGAGCGTCAGTCCGCGGACGCTACGCCGTGACGTCGACCGGCTGCGCGAGCTCGGCTACCCGGTCGACGCCGCGCGTGGGGTGGCCGGCGGATACCAACTGCGGGCCGGCGCCGCGCTGCCGCCGCTGTTGCTTGACGACGAGGAGGCCGTGGCCATCGCGGTGAGCCTGCGTACGGCCGCCGGGGGTGCCGTCGCCGGCATCGAGGAGACCTCGGTGCGGGCGCTGACGAAGGTGGTGCAGGTGTTGCCGCCGCGGTTGCGCCGGCGGGTCGACGCGCTGCACACCTATACCGTCCCGGCGCTGATGAGCGGCGGTCCGCGCGTCGATGCGGCGGCGCTGACGGTGATCGCGCAGGCCTGCCGGGACGACGAGCGGCTGCGGTTCCGTTACCGGTCCCGCGACGGCGACGACACCGCGCGCCTGGTCGAGCCGCACCGCCTGGTGTCCCGCGGCCGGCGTTGGTACCTGGTCGCGTGGGACGTCGAGCGGCACGACTGGCGCATCTTCCGCGTGGACCGCCTGTCCGAACCGGCGGTGACCGGGGCCAGGTTCCGCCCACGTGACCTACCGGCCGACGACGCCGCGGACTATGTGCGGCAGCGGATATCTGCCATTCCGACCCGCTACCGCGTGGTGGCCGACGTCGCCGCGCCCGCCGACGTCGTGCGGCAAGCCGTGTGGAACTGGGGTGAGGTGGCGCCGGCCGGTGCGGACGCGGCCCGGCTCACCATGAACGTCGATTCGTTCGAGTGGCCCGTGCTGGTGCTGGCCAGCATCGGGGCGGACTTCGAGGTGGTGTCGCCACCGGAGCTCGTCGCCCACCTGCGCGAGGTGGGCGAGCGGTTCCTCCGGTCCGTCTGA
- a CDS encoding ATP-binding cassette domain-containing protein, translating into MIQTTQLTRNFTVKKETVRAVRGLDLEVAEGELVALLGPNGAGKSTTLRMLTTLIPPTSGTARVAGYDVVREQRAVRGVIGYIGQGNGAAHSQRGRDELVSQGRAYGMSVRDAKTRAAELIGSLDLDAVAGRPVSSLSGGQRRRLDIAMGLIHAPRLLFLDEPSTGLDPQNRANLQEHILKLRAEHGTTIVLTTHYLDEADAMAERVIVIDHGRVIADDTPARLKADHAGDRIAVGFRTVADAGRAADRLERVPGAKVTRAGHTVQVRVAGGPKLVPGLLRDLDAAGIAVESTEVDRPMLDDVFLNLTGRSLREGGTSAGEPESTAPAAAEEVAA; encoded by the coding sequence ATGATCCAGACAACCCAGCTGACCAGGAACTTCACGGTCAAGAAGGAGACGGTGCGGGCCGTACGCGGCCTCGATCTCGAGGTCGCCGAAGGGGAGCTGGTCGCCCTCCTGGGCCCCAACGGCGCGGGCAAGTCGACCACCCTGCGCATGCTCACCACCTTGATCCCGCCGACCTCGGGCACCGCACGCGTCGCCGGCTACGACGTCGTTCGCGAGCAGCGGGCGGTGCGCGGGGTCATCGGCTACATCGGCCAGGGCAACGGTGCGGCACACAGCCAGCGCGGCCGGGACGAACTGGTCAGCCAGGGTCGCGCCTACGGCATGAGCGTCCGCGACGCCAAGACACGCGCGGCCGAGCTGATCGGCTCACTGGACCTCGACGCCGTAGCGGGCCGGCCGGTGTCGTCACTGTCCGGCGGGCAGCGCCGCCGCCTCGACATCGCGATGGGTCTCATCCACGCGCCGCGGCTGCTGTTCCTGGACGAGCCATCCACCGGGCTGGACCCGCAGAACCGGGCCAACCTGCAGGAACACATCCTGAAGCTGCGAGCAGAGCACGGCACCACCATCGTGCTCACCACGCACTACCTGGACGAGGCCGATGCGATGGCCGAACGGGTCATCGTCATCGACCACGGCCGCGTCATCGCCGACGACACTCCGGCCCGGCTCAAGGCCGACCACGCCGGCGACCGGATCGCGGTGGGCTTCAGGACGGTCGCGGACGCCGGGCGGGCGGCGGACCGGCTGGAGCGTGTGCCCGGGGCGAAGGTGACCCGCGCCGGCCACACGGTGCAAGTCCGCGTGGCCGGCGGGCCGAAGCTGGTGCCCGGACTGCTGCGCGACCTGGACGCCGCGGGCATCGCCGTCGAGTCCACCGAGGTCGACCGGCCCATGCTGGACGACGTCTTCCTCAACCTCACCGGCCGCAGTCTCCGCGAAGGCGGCACATCGGCCGGAGAGCCCGAATCCACCGCTCCCGCCGCAGCCGAGGAGGTCGCAGCATGA
- a CDS encoding ABC transporter permease — MTSTTTLVSDTVTVFSRELRPVLRDPFSVVFSMIQPLVFLGLFAPLLPEVEGGSALQWFVPGIVVMSCLFSTSFTGSNLLFEIQTGAHERMLVTPLRRPALIVGRALKEIVPMMAQTAIIIAVCVPFGFELHLGGTVLGMALLAVMAIGLGALSYTLALASKNAEWMFWTVQQTVLFPLLLLAGILLPVDNGPGWLRALSDANPLTYVVDAQRALFNGEFPADTIAAAAVAAAAVAALGLAVGTRAMRRSS, encoded by the coding sequence ATGACCAGCACCACGACTCTCGTGTCCGACACCGTCACCGTCTTCAGCCGCGAGCTGCGGCCGGTACTGCGCGACCCGTTCTCGGTCGTGTTCAGCATGATCCAGCCGCTGGTGTTCCTCGGGCTGTTCGCTCCGCTGTTGCCCGAGGTCGAGGGAGGATCTGCGCTGCAGTGGTTCGTGCCCGGCATCGTCGTGATGTCGTGCCTGTTCAGCACGTCGTTCACCGGGTCGAACCTGCTGTTCGAGATCCAGACCGGGGCACACGAGCGGATGCTCGTCACACCGCTGCGCCGGCCTGCGCTGATCGTCGGGCGGGCGCTCAAGGAGATCGTGCCGATGATGGCGCAGACGGCGATCATCATCGCGGTCTGCGTCCCGTTCGGCTTCGAGCTGCACCTGGGCGGCACCGTGCTCGGTATGGCGCTGCTGGCGGTGATGGCGATCGGGCTCGGCGCGTTGTCGTACACACTGGCGCTGGCGTCGAAGAACGCCGAGTGGATGTTCTGGACGGTGCAGCAGACGGTGCTGTTTCCGCTGTTGCTGCTGGCCGGCATCCTGCTCCCGGTAGACAACGGGCCTGGCTGGTTGCGGGCGCTGTCCGATGCCAATCCCCTGACCTATGTTGTCGACGCCCAGCGCGCGCTGTTCAACGGTGAGTTCCCGGCTGACACCATTGCCGCGGCCGCTGTCGCGGCGGCCGCCGTGGCCGCCCTCGGCCTGGCCGTCGGCACCCGGGCGATGCGCCGCTCGTCCTGA
- a CDS encoding DUF6624 domain-containing protein, producing the protein MIRSAIVLAVLLAGCSGSGDSPVADATGPSGPREPAVTEPELRDELLAMKEQDQAERTGEVDGEWNDQERTDRLREIIDEHGWPGWDVVGADGASAAWVIAQHSDLDPPFQQDALELMREAASDGAADPIELAYLEDRVGMNTVGEQVYGTQVGCVDGEARPAPLSDPDGVEERRAEVGLEPLAEYLAELADGCAAEAAASTTP; encoded by the coding sequence ATGATCAGGTCGGCGATCGTCCTCGCCGTGCTGCTGGCCGGCTGTTCCGGGTCCGGGGACAGCCCGGTGGCCGATGCCACCGGGCCGTCCGGGCCGCGGGAGCCGGCCGTCACCGAGCCGGAACTGCGCGACGAGCTGCTGGCCATGAAGGAGCAGGACCAGGCCGAGCGCACCGGCGAGGTCGACGGTGAGTGGAACGACCAGGAACGCACCGACCGGCTGCGCGAGATCATCGACGAGCACGGCTGGCCGGGCTGGGACGTCGTAGGTGCGGACGGCGCCAGCGCGGCCTGGGTGATCGCCCAGCACTCCGACCTTGACCCGCCGTTCCAGCAGGACGCGCTCGAGCTGATGCGCGAGGCCGCGTCGGACGGGGCGGCCGACCCGATCGAGCTGGCCTACCTGGAGGACCGGGTCGGGATGAACACCGTCGGTGAGCAGGTGTACGGCACTCAGGTCGGTTGTGTGGACGGCGAAGCGCGGCCGGCGCCGCTCAGCGACCCGGACGGGGTCGAGGAGCGGCGCGCCGAGGTCGGGCTGGAGCCGCTGGCCGAGTATCTGGCCGAGCTGGCCGACGGCTGCGCCGCCGAGGCAGCTGCCAGCACTACCCCATGA